One window from the genome of bacterium encodes:
- a CDS encoding DUF262 domain-containing protein: protein MKIELNKVSVREVVAEYKDSAEEGVVAYDGKLDVRPKYQREFVYKDKQRDAVIDTVRKGFPLNVMYWVKTDEGNFEVLDGQQRTISLGQYVNGDFSVDFNGRLAMFHNLTKEEQEQILNYELMIYFCEGNDKEKLDWFKIINIGGERLTDQELRNAVYTGPWLSDAKLKFSKSNCAAYLLANDGGALLKGSPIRQEYLETAISWINNGDVAGYMAKHQHDENAEELWKYFQSVIEWVRRTFPNYRKEMASVNWGELYNEYKDKKLDDTKLEEEIARLMQDEDVTKKSGIYPYVLTGEEHHLSIRAFNDNMKREAYERQKGICVKCGKKFEIEEMEADHITPWHQGGKTKAENCQMLCKDDNRRKSGK, encoded by the coding sequence TGAAGTGGTGGCAGAATATAAAGACAGCGCTGAGGAGGGTGTTGTGGCCTATGACGGTAAGCTCGATGTGCGCCCAAAGTATCAGCGAGAATTCGTATATAAAGACAAACAACGCGATGCCGTTATTGATACTGTCAGAAAAGGGTTTCCACTTAACGTGATGTATTGGGTAAAGACCGACGAAGGAAATTTTGAAGTATTGGACGGGCAGCAGAGAACAATCAGTCTCGGTCAGTATGTAAACGGTGACTTCTCTGTTGATTTCAACGGTCGTCTGGCTATGTTCCACAACCTTACCAAAGAAGAGCAGGAGCAGATTCTGAACTATGAACTGATGATTTATTTCTGCGAAGGAAACGATAAGGAAAAGCTCGATTGGTTCAAGATCATCAATATTGGCGGTGAGCGTCTAACCGATCAGGAGTTACGCAATGCTGTCTATACCGGTCCGTGGCTTTCTGATGCCAAGCTCAAATTCAGTAAATCAAACTGTGCGGCATACCTCCTCGCAAACGATGGCGGTGCGCTGCTCAAGGGCTCTCCAATTCGGCAAGAATACTTGGAAACTGCGATCTCATGGATAAATAACGGGGATGTGGCGGGCTACATGGCAAAACACCAGCACGATGAGAATGCGGAAGAATTATGGAAGTACTTCCAAAGTGTTATTGAGTGGGTACGCAGGACCTTCCCAAACTACCGCAAAGAAATGGCGAGCGTAAATTGGGGGGAACTATATAACGAATACAAAGACAAAAAACTCGACGACACAAAACTAGAAGAGGAAATCGCACGATTGATGCAAGACGAAGATGTAACGAAGAAATCCGGTATTTACCCTTATGTCCTTACGGGCGAGGAACATCACCTTTCAATCCGTGCGTTTAACGACAATATGAAGCGGGAGGCGTATGAGCGCCAGAAAGGTATCTGTGTGAAATGCGGGAAGAAGTTTGAGATCGAGGAAATGGAAGCCGACCACATTACACCGTGGCACCAGGGAGGAAAAACAAAAGCCGAAAATTGCCAGATGCTATGTAAAGACGATAACCGGAGAAAATCTGGAAAATGA
- a CDS encoding IS30 family transposase, whose amino-acid sequence MSHHHLSRGERVALAAFLRTGKSRAECARLLGVHRSTISRELRRGGTEYKAVAADKEAARLRRESKQRARKIENDHSLEREIVRLLKKGHSPEQVSEEVRFVSDDAIYDWIERSRKDLAVLLPQRGKVRRRYGKNTGAVQGWTKSVRSIAERPKAANDRSRIGDWEGDTVAGRDRARLLVHVDRKSRFILATITANGTADTIHAAAGASFKGLPVRTITYDRGSEFALWRMIERDTGATVYFANAHHPWERGTSENSNGLLRRFFPKGTPIGEKLQRDVDRAVRLINHRPRKCLGWKTPCRVFGRCCVSG is encoded by the coding sequence ATGAGCCATCACCACCTTTCGCGCGGCGAGCGGGTCGCGCTTGCTGCGTTTCTCCGGACAGGAAAGAGCCGGGCCGAATGCGCCCGTCTTCTTGGCGTCCACCGCTCGACCATCTCGCGGGAACTGCGGCGCGGCGGTACCGAATACAAGGCGGTCGCCGCAGACAAGGAAGCCGCACGGCTGCGGAGAGAATCAAAACAACGAGCGCGGAAGATCGAGAACGACCATTCACTCGAACGAGAAATCGTTCGACTCCTGAAGAAGGGACACTCTCCCGAACAGGTATCAGAAGAGGTGCGGTTCGTCTCGGACGACGCCATATACGATTGGATTGAACGTTCCCGAAAAGATCTCGCGGTACTCCTGCCCCAGCGCGGCAAGGTGCGCCGCCGGTACGGGAAGAATACGGGCGCGGTCCAAGGATGGACGAAATCCGTACGCAGTATCGCAGAGCGACCGAAGGCGGCGAACGACCGCTCCCGCATCGGCGACTGGGAAGGAGATACGGTCGCCGGACGGGATCGCGCCCGTCTGCTCGTGCATGTCGACCGGAAGAGCCGGTTCATCCTGGCCACGATCACGGCAAACGGGACTGCCGATACGATCCATGCCGCTGCGGGAGCCTCGTTCAAGGGACTTCCCGTTCGAACCATCACGTATGACCGCGGCAGCGAGTTCGCTCTCTGGCGCATGATTGAGCGCGATACCGGCGCAACCGTGTACTTCGCGAACGCGCATCATCCGTGGGAACGGGGCACGAGCGAGAACTCGAACGGCCTCCTGCGGCGGTTCTTTCCGAAAGGAACGCCGATCGGCGAGAAGCTCCAGCGGGACGTTGACCGGGCCGTGCGGCTCATCAATCATCGGCCGAGGAAATGTCTCGGCTGGAAGACGCCCTGCCGCGTGTTTGGCCGCTGTTGCGTTTCAGGCTAG
- a CDS encoding ABC transporter ATP-binding protein yields the protein MSNAPRQKKEESPSTVTVFRFVAGYWKRQPKKLALILFLFVTATFLEAKLPDALSSFLESIRVYDHDPAPILWYLGLFLGTYFSYVILRNVASFVYNSFETRIFTELVNDIFVHVQYLSERFFVNTFAGSIITKVKRGRDRIETFEDQLILRLLPTAVILTSSAVLLYFRFPTLAIALAAYLVIVIVVSVVMVLRFAGPAQGLYASTEDVFGAHLADSIASIATTKAYAQERKEIGRFFSVTELLRARNLSAYYRGNATGFLQQAMLGGMLALLLGGGTWYFLHGQASIEDMAYLAFAYNIMQSYVREVGENIKNLLTSSYDLHAVVELMQEVPHVRDAPNAPALNVAGGAIAWNDVSFTYPGKKTPIFEHFSLSIRAGERVALVGHSGSGKTTFVRLLQRLYDVQGGDIHIDGQNLKEIAQSSLRNAIALVPQDPVLFHRSLKDNIAYATPNATLDDVRSAATKAHIDEFIMQLPEQYETLVGERGIKLSGGERQRVAIARAILSDRPILILDEATSSLDSASERAIQDALQALTHGRTSIMVAHRLSTIQDADRILVFDGGRIIEEGTHAELVKRENGAYAQFFKLQSGGYV from the coding sequence ATGAGCAACGCTCCACGTCAAAAGAAAGAAGAATCACCGTCGACCGTCACGGTGTTCCGCTTCGTGGCCGGCTATTGGAAGCGGCAGCCGAAGAAGCTGGCGCTCATCCTGTTCCTCTTCGTTACCGCGACCTTTCTCGAAGCGAAGCTCCCCGACGCGCTTTCGTCGTTCCTCGAATCGATCCGCGTCTACGACCACGACCCCGCTCCGATACTGTGGTACTTGGGACTGTTCCTCGGCACCTATTTTTCGTACGTCATCCTCCGGAACGTGGCGTCCTTCGTCTATAACTCGTTTGAGACGCGCATCTTCACCGAACTCGTCAACGACATATTCGTGCACGTGCAGTACTTATCGGAGCGCTTCTTCGTGAACACGTTCGCCGGAAGCATTATCACGAAGGTCAAGCGCGGGAGGGATCGGATCGAGACGTTCGAGGATCAACTCATACTCCGCCTCCTTCCGACCGCGGTCATCCTCACGAGCAGCGCCGTCCTTTTGTATTTCCGGTTTCCGACCCTTGCCATCGCGCTCGCCGCGTATCTGGTTATCGTGATCGTCGTAAGCGTGGTGATGGTCTTGCGGTTCGCGGGGCCAGCCCAGGGGCTCTATGCGAGCACGGAAGACGTATTCGGCGCTCATCTGGCGGACAGTATTGCCAGCATCGCGACGACGAAGGCGTACGCCCAGGAACGGAAGGAGATCGGCAGGTTTTTTTCCGTCACGGAACTGTTGCGCGCGAGAAACCTGAGCGCCTACTACCGCGGGAACGCCACCGGCTTCCTTCAGCAGGCCATGCTCGGAGGAATGCTCGCGCTCCTTCTTGGGGGAGGCACGTGGTATTTCCTCCATGGCCAGGCAAGTATCGAAGACATGGCCTATCTTGCGTTCGCCTATAACATCATGCAGTCATACGTGCGGGAGGTCGGCGAGAATATCAAAAACCTCCTCACGTCGTCGTACGACCTGCACGCGGTCGTCGAACTCATGCAGGAAGTCCCGCATGTGCGGGATGCCCCGAACGCTCCCGCGCTTAACGTAGCCGGCGGCGCGATAGCGTGGAACGACGTCAGCTTTACCTATCCCGGGAAAAAGACTCCTATCTTCGAGCATTTTTCCCTTTCGATACGGGCTGGCGAGCGCGTCGCGCTTGTGGGGCACTCCGGAAGCGGCAAGACGACCTTCGTGCGGCTCCTCCAGCGCCTCTATGACGTGCAGGGCGGCGATATTCACATAGACGGACAGAATCTCAAGGAGATCGCGCAAAGCTCGCTTCGTAACGCGATCGCGCTTGTTCCCCAGGATCCCGTCCTCTTCCACCGGAGCCTCAAGGATAATATCGCGTACGCGACCCCGAACGCGACGCTCGACGACGTCAGGAGTGCCGCTACAAAAGCCCATATCGACGAGTTCATCATGCAGCTCCCCGAGCAGTACGAGACCCTGGTCGGCGAACGGGGCATCAAGTTATCGGGCGGAGAGCGTCAGCGCGTCGCTATCGCGCGCGCCATTCTCTCTGACCGGCCCATACTCATACTCGACGAGGCTACGAGCTCCCTGGACTCCGCGAGCGAACGGGCCATACAGGACGCGCTGCAGGCGCTCACCCACGGGCGCACGTCCATCATGGTGGCCCACCGCCTCTCGACCATCCAAGACGCCGATCGGATACTCGTCTTTGACGGCGGGCGCATAATCGAGGAGGGAACCCATGCCGAGCTCGTCAAAAGGGAAAACGGAGCATACGCGCAGTTCTTCAAGCTCCAGTCGGGAGGATATGTTTGA
- a CDS encoding sulfite exporter TauE/SafE family protein: MFSTEHLLVYGVLGVTTFVNIVVPISGSAVVTPLLALFTDPHQAIGIASAFFVINGVVRAFIFRASIQWSEVRVLLLPSVIAAAIGALALVAVPEAWLLVIIFFFSLYFLLKKLRISPKRGKPSPILNHSVGAFSGFLQGTGLAGSDLRNQYLYAQNLNIAEVHGTTSLVGAANFFVATAIRLYTGQLTLPTIEPLVYLLPIVILAIWLGKRALYHIPPKVSDRIVLGIMVIVVLSLGYEILTRF, encoded by the coding sequence ATGTTTTCGACCGAACACCTTCTCGTTTACGGAGTGCTGGGCGTTACTACGTTCGTCAATATCGTGGTGCCCATATCGGGCTCCGCGGTCGTAACTCCTCTTCTCGCGCTTTTCACCGACCCGCATCAGGCTATCGGGATTGCTTCGGCATTTTTCGTCATAAACGGCGTCGTCCGCGCGTTTATCTTCCGCGCCAGTATTCAATGGTCGGAGGTTCGCGTCCTGCTTCTTCCGTCGGTCATCGCCGCTGCCATCGGTGCGCTTGCGCTCGTCGCCGTTCCCGAAGCGTGGTTGTTGGTTATCATTTTCTTTTTCTCGCTATACTTTCTCCTTAAGAAGCTGCGGATCAGTCCCAAGCGCGGAAAGCCGTCCCCGATCCTAAATCATTCCGTTGGAGCGTTTTCGGGTTTCCTGCAAGGAACAGGGCTGGCGGGCAGCGACCTGCGCAATCAATACTTGTATGCGCAGAATCTGAACATCGCCGAAGTCCATGGCACGACATCGCTTGTCGGCGCAGCGAATTTCTTTGTAGCAACCGCTATCCGGTTGTATACGGGCCAGCTCACGTTGCCGACAATCGAGCCGCTCGTATATCTGCTTCCCATCGTTATTCTGGCGATATGGCTTGGAAAGCGCGCGCTCTACCACATCCCCCCAAAAGTCTCAGATCGTATTGTGCTTGGCATCATGGTCATCGTCGTACTTTCCCTCGGGTATGAAATCCTGACAAGATTCTAG
- a CDS encoding AI-2E family transporter, with the protein MKAREQGEHFFYTLLGLVALLCLAIFWPYAGVITVSAALAVALSPVFRWFDRRVTRGIRWLSSLLTVLAFALILGVPLVFLGTMIFAQAEGLFTALVHGGSPAWLDSLIPALKGLNIGDYVGEIASFLLGHAVSISASTLGLLFSLLLALLSLFFFLKDGRAFIEYLSVLSPLTEVQSRKIFDQLAASIDGVMRGYIIIGLVQGILAGVGLWLFGVPNALLWGFVAAFASMIPTIGTATISVPAILYLFAVGETVSAIGLAAWAVVVVGTVDNFLNPLIVGNRLALPPLAVLFAVLGGIALLGPVGILEGPIVVSLLHTLVVIYKEDFKPA; encoded by the coding sequence ATGAAAGCCCGCGAACAGGGAGAACACTTCTTCTATACATTGCTCGGGCTCGTGGCGCTCCTGTGCCTCGCGATCTTCTGGCCGTACGCGGGCGTGATCACGGTCTCCGCGGCGCTTGCGGTCGCGCTCTCGCCGGTATTCCGCTGGTTCGACAGGCGCGTGACCCGCGGCATCCGCTGGCTCTCCTCGCTCCTTACCGTCCTCGCGTTTGCCCTGATCCTCGGCGTCCCGCTCGTGTTTCTCGGCACGATGATATTTGCGCAGGCCGAAGGCCTTTTCACCGCCCTCGTCCACGGCGGTTCCCCGGCCTGGCTCGATTCGCTCATCCCGGCGCTCAAGGGCCTTAACATCGGGGATTATGTCGGCGAGATCGCGTCATTTCTTCTGGGACACGCGGTGAGCATATCGGCATCGACCCTGGGCCTCCTATTCTCGCTCCTCCTTGCGCTCCTTTCGCTTTTCTTCTTCCTCAAGGACGGCAGGGCCTTTATCGAATATCTCTCCGTGCTCTCCCCGCTTACGGAAGTCCAAAGCCGCAAGATATTCGACCAGCTTGCCGCATCGATCGACGGCGTAATGCGGGGCTATATCATCATCGGCCTCGTGCAGGGAATCCTCGCGGGCGTCGGGCTGTGGCTGTTCGGGGTGCCAAACGCGCTGTTGTGGGGATTCGTGGCGGCCTTCGCTTCGATGATACCGACGATCGGCACGGCGACGATATCCGTACCGGCCATTCTCTATCTCTTCGCGGTGGGGGAGACGGTGTCGGCCATCGGCCTTGCGGCCTGGGCGGTCGTGGTCGTCGGGACGGTGGATAATTTCCTCAATCCCCTCATCGTCGGGAACCGGCTCGCCCTTCCGCCGCTTGCCGTGCTCTTCGCGGTACTTGGCGGCATCGCGCTCCTCGGTCCCGTCGGGATACTCGAGGGGCCGATCGTCGTGAGCCTCCTCCATACCCTCGTCGTGATTTATAAGGAGGACTTCAAGCCCGCATGA
- a CDS encoding SET domain-containing protein, translating to MKSRKRDKKHPSDGLAVRRSSAGLGLFALRPFKKGERIIEYVGRTLSEAETYTSRSKYLFEVNKRKTIDGKPRVNTAGYINHSCRPNCEPHTVRGHVFIESIRAIREGEELTYDYGKEYWDEHIKPHGCRCEKCDPTGLRPRSSR from the coding sequence ATGAAATCCAGGAAGCGGGATAAGAAACACCCTTCGGACGGTCTCGCAGTCCGGCGCTCAAGCGCGGGCCTCGGGCTCTTCGCCCTTCGCCCGTTCAAAAAAGGAGAGCGCATCATCGAATACGTCGGCCGCACCCTTTCGGAAGCGGAAACCTATACGAGCCGGAGCAAATATCTCTTCGAGGTGAACAAACGCAAGACGATAGACGGAAAGCCGCGCGTCAATACGGCCGGATACATAAACCACTCCTGCCGCCCGAACTGCGAGCCGCATACGGTCCGCGGGCATGTGTTCATCGAATCGATACGCGCGATACGCGAAGGCGAGGAACTCACGTACGACTATGGAAAAGAATACTGGGACGAGCACATCAAGCCGCACGGCTGCCGGTGCGAAAAGTGCGACCCTACGGGCTTACGACCTCGATCTTCCCGTTAA
- a CDS encoding TspO/MBR family protein: MNISSWLKLVIAIAVSELAGVIGSLFTIPAIPTWYATLVLPAFAPPSWIFAPVWTILFALMGVAAFLIWNEGLARRRVRTTLSIFAVQLVLNTLWSVIFFGFHNPAGALIEIVLLWLAILATVAAFCKVSKGAAYLLLPYVLWVSFAAYLNYAIWMLN; this comes from the coding sequence ATGAACATCTCATCTTGGCTTAAGCTCGTCATCGCAATTGCCGTCTCCGAACTCGCGGGCGTTATCGGTTCCCTGTTCACCATCCCCGCGATCCCGACCTGGTATGCAACGCTTGTCCTGCCCGCGTTCGCGCCGCCTTCTTGGATCTTCGCTCCGGTCTGGACCATCCTGTTCGCGCTCATGGGCGTCGCCGCGTTTCTCATATGGAACGAAGGGCTCGCCCGAAGACGCGTACGCACCACGCTTTCTATTTTCGCAGTCCAGCTTGTCCTCAATACGCTGTGGTCCGTCATATTCTTCGGCTTCCATAATCCCGCCGGGGCGCTTATCGAGATCGTCCTCCTCTGGCTCGCGATCCTCGCGACCGTCGCCGCGTTCTGCAAAGTTTCGAAGGGTGCCGCGTATCTTCTCCTCCCGTATGTGCTGTGGGTAAGTTTCGCCGCATACCTCAACTACGCGATCTGGATGCTCAACTGA
- the pilM gene encoding type IV pilus assembly protein PilM → MSFWSSLFGGKKGTSVLGVDIGSSSLKVVQLRSDNGVAVLETYGELALGPYGGFEVGQATNLPADKIAETLRDLLREANVTTKDCGVSIPFSRSLLTLVTLPKREDQAEQKTVIELEARKYIPVPVSEVQLDWFIVPENDPAGSANKTQVDVLLVAVHNDELKLLEAVVKGAELAASFYEIEIFSTIRSVVDEPVKPILVLDIGASATKAYVVEHGIVAFSHNITNGGQDVTQAIASAHDLPIAKAEELKKAHGFTPSTDAKYGRESIELVFSRIFSEARRVLVQYETAHEKSVSAIVLTGGGGVTKELGAYAGTFFSMPVRVADPFAKTEAPQFMRPILEAIGPEFAVAVGVAMRKLEELR, encoded by the coding sequence ATGAGTTTCTGGAGTTCGCTTTTCGGCGGAAAGAAAGGCACGAGCGTGCTTGGCGTCGACATCGGCTCGTCTTCGCTCAAGGTCGTGCAGCTGCGCTCCGATAACGGCGTCGCCGTGCTTGAGACCTATGGCGAACTCGCGCTTGGCCCGTACGGCGGGTTCGAAGTCGGTCAGGCGACCAACCTCCCGGCGGATAAGATCGCGGAGACGCTCCGGGATCTCCTTCGCGAAGCGAACGTAACGACGAAAGACTGCGGCGTCTCGATCCCGTTCTCCCGCTCGCTTCTCACGCTCGTCACGCTCCCCAAGCGCGAGGATCAGGCCGAGCAAAAGACGGTCATCGAGCTCGAAGCCCGCAAATACATTCCCGTGCCGGTTTCCGAAGTGCAGCTTGACTGGTTCATCGTTCCCGAAAACGACCCGGCGGGTTCCGCGAACAAGACGCAGGTGGACGTGCTTCTGGTCGCCGTGCATAACGATGAGCTCAAACTGCTTGAAGCGGTCGTTAAGGGCGCGGAACTTGCCGCGTCGTTTTATGAGATAGAGATATTCAGCACGATACGTTCCGTCGTCGACGAGCCCGTAAAGCCGATTCTCGTGCTCGACATCGGCGCGTCCGCTACCAAAGCATATGTGGTCGAGCACGGCATCGTCGCGTTCTCGCACAACATCACGAACGGCGGACAGGATGTCACCCAGGCCATCGCGAGCGCGCACGATCTTCCGATAGCGAAAGCGGAGGAGCTTAAGAAAGCGCACGGTTTCACCCCGAGCACGGATGCCAAATACGGGCGCGAGTCGATCGAGCTCGTCTTCTCCCGTATTTTCTCCGAAGCGCGCCGCGTCCTGGTGCAGTATGAAACCGCGCACGAGAAATCCGTTTCCGCGATCGTCCTTACCGGCGGCGGGGGAGTCACCAAAGAGCTCGGCGCGTACGCGGGCACCTTCTTCTCGATGCCGGTGCGCGTGGCCGACCCGTTCGCGAAAACGGAAGCGCCGCAATTCATGCGGCCTATCCTCGAGGCCATAGGGCCGGAGTTCGCGGTCGCGGTCGGCGTGGCGATGAGGAAACTCGAGGAACTGCGCTGA
- the pilO gene encoding type 4a pilus biogenesis protein PilO, producing MTRSPLVPIALILIATGIFFLYVRPTYNGSVAAMQAQIAGYDDALTAAAAYSAKANELAAARNSIPPENLKRLETFLPDGADNVQIILDLDALAARSGLSLADFTTSAPRAEDANAPTGNQIEPVDLTVTATGTYGALRTFMAGVEKSLRLIDIMNLTVKQADSGVYTYQLGLRFYSLH from the coding sequence ATGACCAGAAGCCCGCTCGTACCCATAGCGCTCATCCTCATCGCGACGGGGATATTTTTCCTGTATGTCCGCCCGACCTATAACGGTTCGGTTGCCGCGATGCAGGCTCAGATCGCCGGGTACGACGACGCGCTTACCGCCGCCGCGGCATACTCGGCCAAAGCGAACGAGCTTGCCGCCGCGAGAAACTCCATTCCTCCCGAAAACCTCAAGCGGCTCGAGACATTCCTTCCCGACGGCGCGGATAATGTCCAGATCATCCTCGATCTCGACGCGCTCGCGGCGCGCTCGGGCCTTTCGCTCGCGGACTTCACGACGAGCGCGCCCCGGGCCGAAGACGCGAACGCGCCCACGGGGAACCAGATCGAACCCGTGGACCTTACGGTAACCGCGACCGGAACGTACGGGGCGCTGCGCACCTTCATGGCCGGGGTCGAGAAGAGCCTCCGGCTTATCGACATCATGAACCTGACCGTAAAGCAGGCCGATTCCGGCGTGTACACGTACCAGCTGGGACTGCGCTTCTATTCCCTCCACTGA
- a CDS encoding GspE/PulE family protein: MNLVPLLVEKGLLKPGDSAAVLEESKDGTPIERVLEKHGVQTSDVLKALGEHYELPVRTFSEAPLDQSALAYIPEESARHYGFAPLGVADGALEVGVVDPDNIEALDALHFISTKIGMPYKLFVISQNDFDQVMQEYRNLTGEVGQALSELDDAPVGRKRGVPETPLSAPEEAVPTEENGAIKADAPVTKIVATILRYAVEGGASDIHIEPTREKTRVRFRMDGDLHTSLELPLKVHPSVVARIKILSSLRLDEKRKPQDGRFSAKVEKRQIDFRVSTFPTEYGEKVVMRILDRSKSTATLDTVGLSPDHLASIREMLKTPYGIILLSGPTGSGKSTTLFAMLSEVDRETQNVVSLEDPVEYEIAGVAQSQVKEDIGYTFASGLRSILRQDPDVIMVGEIRDKETAQLAIQAALTGHLVLSTIHTNTASGVVPRLIDMGVDPYLIAPTLIAAVGQRLVRKLCPGAGEPMPISESIQGLLTREFADLPEQFRSKIPEFRQFYKAVPTPDCPNGTRGRTAVFEILKMDKDLEHVVLTEPVEEKVYAAARAKGLITMREDGILKALAGEIPFEEVNTLGGELFFDSEAET; the protein is encoded by the coding sequence ATGAATCTCGTACCGCTTCTCGTCGAGAAGGGACTTCTGAAGCCGGGCGACAGCGCGGCGGTACTCGAAGAATCCAAGGACGGCACTCCCATCGAGCGCGTGCTTGAAAAGCACGGCGTTCAGACCTCGGACGTCCTTAAGGCGCTCGGCGAGCACTACGAGCTCCCGGTGCGCACCTTTTCGGAAGCGCCGCTTGACCAGTCGGCGCTCGCCTATATTCCCGAAGAATCGGCCAGGCACTACGGATTCGCGCCGCTTGGCGTTGCCGACGGAGCGCTCGAAGTCGGCGTCGTCGACCCCGACAATATCGAGGCCCTCGACGCGCTTCATTTCATTTCGACCAAGATCGGGATGCCGTACAAGCTGTTCGTCATCTCCCAAAACGATTTCGACCAGGTGATGCAGGAATACCGTAACCTCACCGGAGAAGTCGGGCAGGCGCTCTCCGAACTCGACGACGCGCCCGTCGGAAGGAAGCGCGGCGTGCCCGAAACCCCGCTCTCGGCGCCCGAGGAAGCGGTGCCGACCGAAGAGAACGGAGCGATCAAGGCTGACGCGCCGGTGACGAAGATCGTCGCGACGATACTCCGGTATGCGGTCGAGGGCGGCGCTTCCGATATCCATATCGAGCCGACACGGGAGAAAACGCGGGTGCGCTTCCGCATGGACGGCGATCTCCACACGTCGCTCGAGCTTCCGCTCAAAGTGCACCCGTCGGTCGTCGCGCGCATCAAAATACTTTCGTCCTTGCGGCTTGACGAGAAGAGGAAGCCCCAGGACGGGCGCTTCTCGGCGAAAGTCGAAAAGCGGCAGATCGACTTCCGCGTGTCGACCTTCCCGACGGAATACGGCGAAAAGGTCGTGATGCGTATTCTCGACCGCTCGAAATCGACCGCGACCCTCGACACCGTGGGCCTTTCTCCCGACCATCTCGCGTCGATCCGCGAAATGCTCAAGACCCCATACGGCATCATCCTCCTCTCGGGCCCGACGGGCTCCGGAAAATCGACGACTCTCTTCGCCATGCTCTCGGAAGTCGACCGCGAGACGCAGAACGTCGTGTCGCTTGAAGATCCGGTCGAGTACGAGATCGCGGGCGTCGCGCAGTCGCAGGTGAAGGAGGATATCGGCTACACCTTCGCTTCGGGGCTCCGCTCGATACTCCGCCAGGACCCGGACGTGATCATGGTGGGAGAGATCCGCGACAAGGAGACCGCGCAGCTCGCGATCCAGGCCGCGCTCACGGGACACCTGGTGCTCTCGACGATCCACACCAATACCGCTTCGGGCGTCGTCCCGCGCCTCATCGACATGGGCGTCGATCCGTATCTCATCGCGCCGACGCTTATCGCCGCCGTGGGGCAGCGCCTGGTGAGGAAGCTCTGCCCCGGGGCAGGAGAGCCGATGCCTATTTCCGAAAGCATCCAGGGCCTTCTCACCCGGGAATTCGCGGACCTTCCGGAGCAGTTCCGGTCGAAGATACCGGAATTCAGGCAGTTCTATAAGGCGGTGCCGACGCCGGACTGTCCGAACGGAACGCGGGGCCGCACCGCCGTGTTCGAGATCCTCAAGATGGACAAGGACCTTGAGCACGTCGTCCTCACCGAGCCCGTCGAGGAGAAAGTGTATGCCGCCGCGCGCGCGAAAGGGCTCATCACCATGCGCGAGGATGGTATACTCAAAGCGCTTGCCGGAGAGATCCCGTTCGAGGAGGTGAACACGCTCGGGGGAGAACTCTTTTTCGATAGCGAAGCCGAAACCTAA
- a CDS encoding response regulator, whose protein sequence is MAKTYRIYLTDDDRFLLDMYAVKFKGAGHDVSAFQGGEPLLGQLRSAPPPDAILLDIVMPGMDGFQVLEAIKKENLAPGAKVIILSNQGQDSDIERAKALGAAGYIVKASAIPSEVLAETIAILEKQ, encoded by the coding sequence ATGGCGAAAACGTACCGAATCTATCTCACCGACGACGACCGCTTCCTGCTTGATATGTATGCGGTCAAGTTCAAAGGCGCGGGACACGATGTAAGCGCGTTTCAGGGCGGCGAGCCGCTGCTCGGGCAGCTGCGCTCCGCTCCTCCTCCCGACGCGATCCTCCTCGACATCGTCATGCCCGGCATGGACGGCTTTCAGGTGCTTGAGGCCATCAAGAAGGAGAATCTCGCGCCGGGGGCGAAAGTGATCATCCTTTCGAACCAGGGGCAGGACAGCGATATCGAGCGCGCGAAGGCGCTCGGGGCCGCGGGCTATATCGTGAAAGCTTCGGCTATCCCGTCCGAAGTTCTCGCGGAGACGATCGCGATACTCGAGAAACAATAA